TGGGAAAATAGCCATGGCGCACCGGCGTTCACTCCTGCCCATGGATACCGAAGTGGTCGCCTTCAGGACCATCTTCATCAAGGAGATCGTCCGCTTCATGCGCATCTGGATCCAGACCCTGGTGCCCCCGGCCATCACCATGGGCCTGTATTTCATCATCTTCGGCGAGTTGCTGGGCAAGAACCTGCCTCCGGTGAACGGGATCTCCTTCATGGACTACATCGTCCCCGGCATCATCCTCATGGCGGTGATCACCAACGCCTACGGCAACGTGGTGGCCTCCTTCTTCAGCACCAAGCACCAGCATTACGTGGAAGAGATGATCATCGCCCCCATCCGGCCGTGGATCATCGTCGCCGGCTACGTGAGCGGCGGCATCGCGCGGGGCATCGTCGTGGCCTTCATCGTCGGCGCGGTAGCCATGGCCTTCACCGAGGTGCGGGTGGAGCAACCCTGGCTGGCCGCCCTGGTGCTGCTGCTCACCGCCAGCCTGTTCTCCCTCGGCGGGTTTATCAACGCGGTGTTCTCCAAGACCTTCGACGACATCTCCATCATCCCCACCTTCGTCCTCACACCCCTGACCTACCTGGGGGGCGTGTTCTACTCGGTGGAGATCCTGCCGGCGTTGTGGCGGGACGTGTCCGCCCTGAACCCCATCCTCTATATGGTGAACGCCTTCCGTTACGCGCTGTTGGGTACGAGCGACGTGGATGTGGGTTTTTCCCTGGCCGTCATCATCGCCTTCAACGGGGTGTTCGCCTTCATCGCGGTGTGGCTGTTGCGCAGGGGGGTGGGCATCAAGGCCTGAAGCGGGCTCAGGATCCGGCCCGTTTGCCATGGGCGGCGAAGGCGAAGACGATCCAGCCGGCCAGGAAGGCGACACCGCCCACCGGCGTCACCATGCCCAGTTGGCGCACGCCCGAAACGGCCAGCACATAGAGACTGCCGGAGAACACCACGATGCCGGCGAGGAACAAGGCCCCTGCCCAGCGTGCCGCACTCGAGGGGGTGTGGCGCTGGAGCAGACCCACGGCCACCAGGCCGAGGCTGTGGAACATGTGGTAATCGACGGCGGTGTGGTAGACCTCCAGCAGATCCGCGTCGATGCGTTGGGACAAGCCGTGGGCGCCGAAGGCGCCCAGGGCCACGGCCAGGAAGGCGCAGATGGCGCCGGCCAGCAGATGGTTCATGGCCGGCGCCTTCAGGCGGCGTGGTATTCCGGCTCGTTGCCGGCCCGCCACTTGATGTTGCAGCCCATGCTGGGGATCTGTCCTTCGGGTACCGGCCGGCCCGCCAATACGGCGTCGGCGGCGGCCCGCAGGTCGGCCCCGGTCACGGGACGGCCGTTGCCGGGGCGACTGTCGTCGAACTGGCCGCGGTACACCAGGCGGTGATCGCCGTCGAACAGGAAGAAGTCGGGGGTGCAGGCGGCGTGATAGGCCTGAGCCACGGCCTGGGTCTCGTCATAGAGATAGGGAAAGGTGTAGCCGGCGGCGGCGGCCTCTTCCGCCATTTTCTCTGGACTGTCGTCCGGGTGAGTGGTGATATCATTGGCGGAGATGGCCACGATGCCCAGGCCTTTCTCCTGATATTCCCGGCCGAAAGCCGCGAGCCCGTCCCGCAGATGCTTCACGTAGGGGCAGTGGTTGCAGATGAACATCACCAGCAGCGCCGGACGATCCGCGAAGTCGGCCAAGGATACGGTATCGCCCCTGGTGTCGGGCAGCTTGA
Above is a window of Gammaproteobacteria bacterium DNA encoding:
- a CDS encoding ABC transporter permease gives rise to the protein MAHRRSLLPMDTEVVAFRTIFIKEIVRFMRIWIQTLVPPAITMGLYFIIFGELLGKNLPPVNGISFMDYIVPGIILMAVITNAYGNVVASFFSTKHQHYVEEMIIAPIRPWIIVAGYVSGGIARGIVVAFIVGAVAMAFTEVRVEQPWLAALVLLLTASLFSLGGFINAVFSKTFDDISIIPTFVLTPLTYLGGVFYSVEILPALWRDVSALNPILYMVNAFRYALLGTSDVDVGFSLAVIIAFNGVFAFIAVWLLRRGVGIKA
- a CDS encoding thioredoxin family protein, which codes for MARTYSTMLELGTPAPDFKLPDTRGDTVSLADFADRPALLVMFICNHCPYVKHLRDGLAAFGREYQEKGLGIVAISANDITTHPDDSPEKMAEEAAAAGYTFPYLYDETQAVAQAYHAACTPDFFLFDGDHRLVYRGQFDDSRPGNGRPVTGADLRAAADAVLAGRPVPEGQIPSMGCNIKWRAGNEPEYHAA
- a CDS encoding DUF423 domain-containing protein; the protein is MNHLLAGAICAFLAVALGAFGAHGLSQRIDADLLEVYHTAVDYHMFHSLGLVAVGLLQRHTPSSAARWAGALFLAGIVVFSGSLYVLAVSGVRQLGMVTPVGGVAFLAGWIVFAFAAHGKRAGS